In Vibrio gallicus, a single window of DNA contains:
- a CDS encoding ATP-binding protein codes for MQNLSSGFHDFINEAEMSYVSEINQKLEIFYQQHGDWSILKNDEQRWRRLVGVEGEVNDKPDSRSLSQPSDPTGLSKLLQTQRRLSLYDVNQNVVVGLEKMSDNAFSQTIQVDGVVVGWLSFIPSQLAEQSPANDFLTQQYFSYSLIMIAVIFIAFMTAWLFSRLLVAPITTINQETTRLIRGDYSARIKSSTHDELSQLSESMNVLAETLQKNKTERSKWMSDVAHELKTPLTVVRGQLTAIQDGIFQPDEQRLQVMMDQIDSMSYLVGDIYQLSITDIGGLSYRKSLLNPIEIFVDIAHGFEAKAKLRGLVIESSQINSSSLLNPCTVLADKDRMIQLFNNLFENSFRYTDAPGCIRLSAEVNSSARKVIIMIEDSSPSIPKQDFSRVFDRFYRVEQSRNREYGGSGIGLALCQQIVDAHQGTIHVESSNLGGVKMVVSFPIYRGEI; via the coding sequence TAGAGATTTTCTATCAGCAACATGGTGATTGGAGCATCCTAAAAAATGATGAGCAAAGATGGCGACGGTTGGTGGGTGTAGAGGGAGAGGTTAATGATAAGCCAGATAGTCGGTCTTTATCTCAGCCGAGTGACCCAACAGGGCTAAGTAAACTCTTGCAAACTCAGCGCCGTTTGAGCCTGTATGATGTAAACCAAAACGTAGTTGTCGGGTTAGAAAAAATGTCAGACAACGCGTTTAGTCAGACTATCCAGGTTGATGGAGTCGTTGTAGGGTGGCTAAGCTTTATCCCGTCTCAATTGGCCGAACAGAGCCCAGCTAACGACTTTCTTACGCAACAATATTTTAGTTATTCCCTAATCATGATAGCTGTAATTTTTATTGCGTTTATGACCGCATGGTTGTTCTCACGCCTTCTAGTTGCACCGATAACGACAATAAACCAAGAAACCACACGCCTGATTCGAGGTGATTATAGTGCTCGAATTAAAAGCTCTACTCATGATGAATTGTCACAGCTTTCAGAGAGTATGAATGTATTGGCTGAAACATTGCAAAAAAACAAGACTGAACGCTCAAAATGGATGTCGGATGTGGCACATGAACTCAAAACGCCACTGACCGTCGTTCGCGGTCAGTTGACTGCGATTCAAGATGGGATCTTTCAACCAGACGAGCAACGCTTACAGGTGATGATGGATCAAATTGATTCAATGAGTTACTTAGTCGGCGATATCTATCAACTCTCAATAACGGATATCGGTGGTTTGTCTTATCGAAAAAGCCTGCTTAATCCAATTGAAATATTCGTGGATATTGCGCATGGCTTTGAAGCAAAAGCAAAACTGCGAGGATTAGTAATAGAAAGCTCGCAGATCAATAGTTCATCTTTATTGAATCCATGTACTGTCTTGGCAGATAAAGACCGCATGATTCAACTATTCAATAATCTTTTTGAAAATAGCTTTCGATATACCGATGCGCCAGGTTGTATTAGGTTGTCTGCTGAGGTGAACAGTAGCGCTCGTAAGGTAATAATTATGATTGAAGACAGCTCTCCAAGTATTCCGAAACAAGATTTTTCTCGTGTGTTTGACCGTTTTTATCGAGTTGAACAATCACGCAATCGGGAATATGGCGGCTCAGGTATTGGATTGGCACTGTGTCAGCAAATTGTCGATGCTCACCAAGGAACTATTCATGTGGAGTCATCGAACTTGGGAGGAGTGAAGATGGTCGTATCTTTTCCCATTTATAGAGGTGAGATTTAA
- a CDS encoding response regulator: protein MQQITTKHILIVEDEEYIAEVLVAYCQQSGFRVTHLANGGQVAQNIRDNQFDLMLLDLMLPDIDGIEICKQVRQFSMLPIIMVTAKCDEIDRLLGLELGADDYICKPFSPREVIARIKTVLRRVHTEPKKVEQIKCAGFILKPDEYEVLFEGRFLDLTPKEFKILQLFVENPRRVYSREDILNAIYKDFADVSDRNIDTHIKNIRKKITAISSIANPIHSVYGVGYKLG, encoded by the coding sequence ATGCAGCAGATAACAACAAAGCATATCTTGATTGTGGAAGATGAAGAATATATTGCCGAGGTTCTTGTCGCCTATTGTCAGCAAAGTGGCTTTCGAGTCACTCACCTAGCTAATGGAGGGCAAGTAGCACAAAATATACGCGATAATCAGTTTGATCTAATGCTACTTGACCTTATGCTACCTGATATTGATGGAATAGAGATCTGCAAGCAGGTTCGTCAATTCTCAATGTTGCCTATCATTATGGTAACGGCAAAATGTGACGAGATAGACCGATTACTCGGGCTAGAGCTTGGGGCTGATGACTATATCTGCAAGCCGTTTAGCCCAAGAGAAGTGATCGCTAGAATTAAGACAGTTTTGCGTCGCGTTCATACTGAACCTAAAAAAGTCGAACAGATAAAGTGTGCTGGTTTTATACTTAAGCCAGATGAATATGAAGTATTGTTCGAAGGTCGATTTCTTGACCTAACGCCTAAAGAATTTAAAATTTTGCAATTATTTGTCGAGAATCCCAGGCGTGTATATAGCCGAGAAGATATCTTGAATGCCATCTATAAAGACTTTGCGGATGTGTCTGACCGTAATATTGATACTCATATCAAAAATATCCGCAAGAAGATCACGGCAATTTCTTCTATTGCCAATCCCATTCACTCTGTTTACGGCGTAGGGTATAAATTGGGGTGA
- a CDS encoding LysR substrate-binding domain-containing protein → MGVHSCIRQTGLEAWTFKTPIGLKTIKVQPHIQIDQGEAIRDAAIDSLGIAMCSESLVYKQIQSGSLIEVLPDFPLHDDASIWAVYPSSRLLASKVRAFVDYFSEYYGVPPYWEK, encoded by the coding sequence ATGGGTGTCCATAGTTGTATTCGACAAACTGGACTAGAAGCTTGGACATTCAAGACTCCTATCGGGTTAAAGACTATAAAAGTCCAGCCCCATATTCAAATAGACCAAGGTGAAGCGATACGAGATGCCGCTATAGATAGCCTAGGGATAGCAATGTGCTCAGAATCGCTGGTGTACAAGCAAATACAAAGTGGTTCGTTAATTGAAGTTCTACCCGACTTCCCACTTCATGATGATGCATCAATTTGGGCGGTTTATCCTAGCTCTCGTCTGCTTGCTTCAAAAGTAAGAGCGTTTGTTGACTATTTTTCTGAATACTATGGTGTTCCTCCCTATTGGGAGAAATAG
- a CDS encoding LysR family transcriptional regulator translates to MTKDKLKNLDLNLLKLFSIVYQQRNLKRSSELLFISPPAVSQNISKLRDHFDDELFIKTTKGFDVTPFADSLFKALTPIMEQLSVTLNEHHQFDPGNLEGTITIEMGQQILPWLPSILFSQIANMSPNVAFAAHNITQDTPRMILSEQVDMAIQFQFANMSKDIYEMPLVDVEVFAMVREDHPLKEKAVDVEALLDYNFALIEMPLFNQFHSSLIEASMEKRGTPIKVMYRSTSASSVKQAALNSDLIFPALGNYAKHCGEGLRAIQVTNIPEVNKLTLCAYIHRKNRKSKKHLWLYEMVKSKLQSD, encoded by the coding sequence ATGACAAAAGATAAATTGAAGAACCTAGATTTAAACTTACTCAAGTTATTCTCTATCGTTTATCAACAAAGAAACTTAAAGCGTTCATCCGAATTGCTATTTATATCTCCACCAGCCGTCAGTCAAAACATTAGTAAACTAAGAGATCATTTTGACGACGAACTGTTTATAAAAACCACAAAAGGCTTTGATGTGACTCCTTTTGCAGACAGTTTGTTCAAGGCACTAACGCCCATCATGGAGCAATTATCAGTTACATTGAATGAACATCATCAATTTGATCCAGGCAATCTAGAAGGCACTATTACCATTGAAATGGGACAGCAAATCCTGCCCTGGTTACCCTCTATACTGTTTTCACAGATCGCGAACATGTCTCCTAATGTCGCCTTTGCCGCTCACAACATCACTCAAGACACGCCTAGAATGATTCTAAGCGAGCAAGTCGATATGGCGATTCAGTTTCAATTTGCCAACATGAGCAAAGATATCTATGAGATGCCCTTGGTCGATGTCGAAGTGTTTGCAATGGTAAGGGAAGACCATCCTTTGAAAGAAAAGGCCGTTGATGTTGAAGCGCTACTCGATTACAACTTTGCTTTAATTGAAATGCCGTTATTTAACCAGTTCCATTCTTCACTCATTGAAGCCTCAATGGAAAAACGTGGCACACCTATAAAAGTCATGTATCGGAGCACTTCAGCCAGTAGTGTGAAACAGGCAGCACTGAACTCCGATCTTATTTTCCCTGCACTTGGCAACTACGCTAAGCATTGCGGTGAGGGATTACGCGCTATCCAAGTCACCAACATACCCGAAGTAAACAAATTAACATTGTGCGCCTACATCCACAGAAAAAACCGCAAAAGCAAAAAGCATCTTTGGTTGTATGAAATGGTCAAGTCAAAATTACAGAGCGATTAG
- a CDS encoding DUF1214 domain-containing protein, with protein sequence MKKSMIALSVASVFLFGCSSSDDSSNTVGFVAPETLVDTSDWGTRPKATGLTAEEFIWSEGMDFATNLVKANGLNTFNTPSIASVNNQILTTPNVNVLYTAAIVDTTGGFTLNLPVDNSRLVTAQIINLDTHTTPVHLTKGGEYTFSSEKFDNHVGILVRIGVEDNTDAEEQIDVISNELSITATNANPLPSYDLDKLLATRTALKQEFAKSPMDSSGGMVETTDKIADWEKYTLISAAGWGLSAEERASYKLIPGPKDLECSTVTFEGPVVDTNANGFYSLTIYGKDMFLMADESNTIKGDETGQIEVTVGPKECKEGAENYLYAAKPWNIVLRAYEPEIEAFMNLPTATVVTQ encoded by the coding sequence ATGAAAAAATCAATGATTGCTTTATCTGTCGCTTCGGTATTTCTGTTCGGTTGCTCGTCTTCTGACGACTCGAGTAACACTGTGGGTTTTGTCGCTCCCGAGACTCTTGTGGATACGTCTGATTGGGGTACACGCCCTAAAGCTACAGGTTTGACAGCAGAAGAATTCATTTGGTCTGAAGGGATGGATTTTGCAACCAACCTAGTAAAAGCAAATGGTCTTAACACATTCAATACGCCTAGTATTGCAAGTGTGAACAACCAAATCCTAACGACTCCAAACGTGAATGTGTTATACACAGCGGCTATCGTCGATACGACAGGTGGGTTTACGCTTAACTTGCCAGTTGATAACAGTCGTCTAGTCACTGCGCAAATTATCAACCTTGATACGCACACCACACCAGTTCATCTTACTAAAGGTGGTGAATACACTTTCTCTTCTGAAAAATTTGATAACCATGTTGGTATATTAGTGCGAATTGGTGTTGAAGATAACACTGATGCTGAAGAGCAAATTGATGTTATTTCAAATGAGCTCTCAATCACCGCTACTAATGCGAACCCTCTACCTTCGTACGACTTAGATAAATTGCTTGCTACGCGTACTGCATTAAAGCAAGAGTTTGCAAAAAGTCCGATGGATAGCTCAGGTGGCATGGTTGAAACAACCGACAAAATCGCTGATTGGGAAAAATACACGCTAATTAGTGCTGCAGGTTGGGGGTTGAGTGCCGAAGAACGTGCATCATATAAATTGATCCCTGGCCCTAAAGATCTAGAGTGCAGCACAGTGACGTTTGAAGGTCCTGTTGTTGATACTAACGCTAACGGTTTTTACAGCCTGACTATTTACGGCAAAGATATGTTCTTAATGGCCGATGAAAGCAACACCATCAAAGGTGATGAAACGGGTCAGATTGAAGTGACGGTTGGCCCGAAAGAGTGTAAGGAAGGTGCTGAAAACTATCTTTACGCTGCGAAGCCTTGGAATATTGTCTTGAGAGCGTACGAGCCTGAAATCGAAGCGTTCATGAATTTACCTACAGCGACCGTTGTTACTCAGTAA
- a CDS encoding LysR family transcriptional regulator yields MNLNKIDFNLLKIFVTVYQEKSLKRAAERLFVTTPAVSQNIKKLRETLDEELFVLSHRQFVPTPYSDELYTKVFPLLEGISLAIEETKQFDPSTLEQSFNLDINPHLQVWLGTGLFKAFHEQSPKSTLILHTISPNTLTGLCNGSIDAAIHFEAENLPPEIVAIPITQLEFMIAMRRDHPFKKSEAYIDELLEYSFGHIDLAYLDPNKHSRLEDRLKEAGKNIHMAMRTTSVAGLISTIINSDIIGPCFPPTIEAVSKQVRLVRVLDMREIGTMQIYLFIHQKNLNSPKYKWLTEIISDAVKVDSK; encoded by the coding sequence ATGAATTTAAACAAGATTGATTTCAACCTACTAAAGATTTTCGTCACCGTTTACCAAGAGAAAAGCCTAAAAAGAGCAGCCGAGAGGCTGTTTGTAACCACTCCTGCAGTTAGCCAAAATATCAAGAAATTAAGAGAAACATTGGATGAAGAGTTGTTTGTTTTATCTCATCGCCAGTTCGTGCCAACACCATATTCAGATGAGCTCTATACAAAAGTATTCCCCTTGTTAGAAGGGATTTCTCTCGCGATAGAAGAAACGAAACAGTTTGATCCTAGCACTCTAGAACAGAGCTTTAATTTGGATATTAATCCGCATCTTCAAGTGTGGCTGGGCACCGGTTTGTTCAAGGCTTTTCATGAACAAAGCCCTAAATCGACACTGATTCTGCACACCATTTCCCCTAATACATTAACTGGCTTATGCAATGGCTCTATTGATGCAGCGATTCATTTTGAGGCTGAAAACTTGCCACCTGAGATTGTGGCCATACCCATAACACAATTAGAATTTATGATTGCCATGCGTCGCGATCACCCATTTAAAAAGTCGGAAGCCTATATCGATGAGTTGCTTGAGTACTCCTTTGGGCACATAGATCTAGCTTATTTAGACCCAAATAAGCACTCTCGACTGGAAGACAGACTAAAAGAGGCAGGCAAAAACATTCATATGGCAATGAGAACCACCTCTGTCGCAGGGCTAATCTCTACCATTATCAATAGCGACATTATTGGCCCATGCTTTCCGCCAACAATTGAAGCCGTTAGCAAACAGGTTCGCTTAGTAAGGGTTCTGGATATGAGAGAAATAGGTACCATGCAAATCTATCTCTTCATACACCAAAAGAACTTAAATTCCCCTAAATACAAATGGCTGACGGAAATCATCTCAGATGCAGTGAAGGTCGACAGCAAATAA
- a CDS encoding DUF1214 domain-containing protein, producing MKTLNKSILSAMMIAVMSGCAAIGNNSNEHTVVTPSGEFTFDNSFEHGLPTEASSKALFDEIDYQRASQAYIWAVPLVSNYAWKAAYAEMGAEDGQITYVESHKSKLGGLTYNTSTPYAITWFNVEKEPVVIEVPTDELRGAVHTMWQIGISQMTKPGTYVIKAAGSETPENLPKDAVVLESDTNYVFFGVRLMAKTEQQRMQDLEALRITRLDGSVLSDNPVNFPEVGIDAKHPRGMAFWDVLNEAIQAEPVAERDRMMHDMLRPLGIEKGEALSPNARQTGILNSAVVTGEAMVKNIDFNKTERLPQSVYGPKGNTWEIATASTPDQNRDYGMDLDGRAAWFYEAVTNDIAMHGFENGGWGQIYLDNYRDNDGNGLNGSEHYTLTLDGDVNFADLFWTITVYNVENRAIIDNSIQRADVGSNIPGTVKDEEGNYTFHFSPTKPDGVNAANWVETRPDENWFVYFRAYSPSKAFVEQQPHTIVPNFQKVK from the coding sequence ATGAAAACTCTTAATAAATCTATCTTATCAGCGATGATGATCGCCGTGATGTCAGGTTGTGCTGCCATTGGCAACAACTCTAACGAGCATACCGTCGTTACCCCATCAGGAGAATTCACATTCGACAATAGCTTTGAGCATGGCTTGCCAACCGAAGCAAGCTCCAAGGCCTTGTTTGATGAGATTGATTATCAACGTGCATCGCAAGCCTATATCTGGGCGGTGCCACTGGTATCAAACTATGCGTGGAAAGCGGCATACGCTGAAATGGGCGCAGAGGATGGGCAGATCACTTATGTTGAATCACATAAATCTAAATTGGGTGGCTTGACTTATAACACTTCAACACCCTACGCGATTACCTGGTTCAATGTTGAAAAAGAGCCTGTAGTAATTGAAGTACCAACGGATGAATTACGTGGTGCGGTACATACCATGTGGCAGATTGGTATTTCACAAATGACTAAGCCAGGCACCTATGTAATCAAGGCTGCAGGTAGCGAAACCCCGGAAAACCTTCCGAAAGATGCGGTCGTGTTAGAGTCGGACACCAACTATGTATTCTTTGGTGTTCGCTTAATGGCGAAGACTGAACAGCAACGCATGCAAGATCTTGAAGCACTGCGTATTACTCGCCTTGATGGTTCAGTTCTAAGTGATAACCCCGTTAACTTTCCTGAAGTCGGTATCGATGCGAAACACCCTCGTGGCATGGCTTTCTGGGACGTATTAAACGAAGCAATACAAGCAGAACCTGTAGCAGAAAGAGACCGTATGATGCATGACATGTTACGTCCTCTAGGAATTGAGAAGGGAGAGGCGCTCTCACCAAATGCAAGACAGACTGGTATTTTAAACAGCGCAGTTGTCACAGGTGAAGCGATGGTTAAGAACATTGACTTCAACAAAACAGAGCGTCTCCCACAATCTGTCTATGGTCCAAAAGGCAATACGTGGGAGATTGCAACGGCATCGACACCCGATCAAAATCGTGACTATGGCATGGACCTAGATGGTCGTGCAGCATGGTTCTATGAAGCCGTGACTAACGATATCGCAATGCACGGATTTGAAAATGGTGGGTGGGGCCAGATCTACCTTGATAACTACAGAGACAATGACGGTAATGGTTTAAATGGTAGCGAGCACTATACTTTAACACTTGATGGTGATGTGAACTTTGCGGATCTGTTTTGGACAATTACGGTTTATAACGTAGAAAACCGAGCGATTATTGATAACTCAATCCAACGCGCTGATGTTGGTTCTAACATTCCAGGAACCGTCAAAGATGAAGAAGGCAATTATACGTTCCACTTCTCACCGACGAAACCTGATGGAGTTAACGCTGCAAACTGGGTAGAGACGCGTCCAGATGAAAACTGGTTTGTTTATTTCAGAGCATATTCACCAAGTAAAGCGTTTGTAGAGCAGCAACCTCATACCATTGTACCTAACTTCCAAAAGGTAAAATAA
- a CDS encoding LysR family transcriptional regulator: MDLKLIHVFLTVHKYQSFTEAAEVLGVSQPAVSQAIKKLEVSLQKKLFIKSGRTMTCTRAADQLAIECSRGMDIIHNAISTTQHFIVYCPEDLIQITREMPSTTFKLPPTLQDTLLTDLRLQKVDLAIDFISNHDKSFISEPVCTEQFKVICRNNHPRLSGSIITKSEFSSESHIGYKRKFNGMSIFQSQVDRKDDADLERDVIMEVSSSHSICMIVAQTDYVGVVRESVTKRWADKLELRVMDLPKGSEVEFPLNLIYHQRFKHHGDHAEMREIVKEKLIEICS; encoded by the coding sequence ATGGACTTAAAGCTTATTCATGTATTTCTGACGGTACACAAGTATCAATCTTTTACTGAAGCAGCTGAGGTGTTGGGGGTGAGCCAGCCCGCAGTAAGTCAGGCTATCAAAAAGCTAGAAGTGTCACTACAAAAGAAGTTGTTCATTAAATCAGGTCGCACTATGACCTGCACTCGCGCAGCAGACCAGTTAGCCATAGAGTGCAGTAGAGGAATGGATATTATTCACAATGCCATATCTACAACTCAGCATTTCATTGTGTACTGCCCTGAAGATCTTATTCAGATCACCAGAGAAATGCCTAGCACCACGTTTAAACTCCCTCCCACTTTACAAGATACGCTTCTCACTGATTTACGGTTGCAGAAAGTAGATTTGGCGATCGACTTTATTAGCAATCATGATAAGTCGTTTATTAGTGAACCTGTCTGTACAGAACAGTTTAAAGTTATTTGTAGAAACAACCATCCTAGACTCTCAGGAAGCATTATAACCAAGAGCGAGTTTTCTTCTGAATCCCATATTGGTTATAAACGAAAGTTCAATGGCATGTCGATTTTTCAGTCTCAAGTGGATAGGAAAGATGATGCAGATCTTGAGAGGGATGTAATCATGGAAGTATCATCATCACACTCTATTTGCATGATAGTGGCGCAAACGGACTATGTTGGGGTGGTGCGAGAATCAGTGACGAAACGCTGGGCTGATAAGTTGGAGTTGAGGGTGATGGATTTACCTAAAGGCTCTGAAGTCGAATTTCCATTGAACCTGATTTACCACCAAAGGTTCAAGCATCATGGCGATCACGCAGAGATGCGAGAGATCGTCAAAGAAAAATTGATTGAGATATGCTCTTAG
- a CDS encoding alkyl sulfatase dimerization domain-containing protein: MKKSLLSIAVAAVSFSSLSVSAQVAELPTGQVGNVASVMKVQPVLRMGYGLEHESPLNNVHMLSGAPYAPVVIELDRGLIVFSTGDDADEGAQYREYIRENISNKPIIAVFYDHNHYTKGTKTLIDGDDAEIYAHPDLHSIVSARTGDSQSNTDIPEMAPHLLARAAIHYGNHAEKSGKDASIIPSNIKFGAPNAYLEPTQTIAHGESVTVAGLEIQAFIHDTDTKDTLTFWIPEYELVIDNVVWPFHNMYTLRGDAYRAPHTWMGGLRDIRDLEPEIVLTVGGGSKSLEGKENIKQTINAVLDSQSYVFDQAIRLTNLGVAPDQIHHHIEMPTSFNDHAYVNNMYGQFDTFFASFPVRNHGNFSGNPDDLHSMEKVEKAQRMMKLSGGVEKVFEAWQVAMEDGDTLWAKELSAMLYYNSPNNNAARQAHADSLRKLGQESEGLIARNFYLAGAKSLESDDTEVSLMASPSASWVASDPETAVDYLRTRLNPAKAANTEGKLGFIVDGKEMQLEIRNRVAEFSTSISDDAEVIKVSGEKFGQYYDGTISASDIASGKALTLLNHFDEFKQVTMYPRSFTHLK, translated from the coding sequence ATGAAGAAATCTCTTCTCTCTATCGCAGTAGCTGCTGTTTCATTTAGTTCTTTATCTGTGTCTGCACAAGTAGCAGAACTTCCTACTGGCCAAGTGGGCAACGTTGCTTCTGTAATGAAAGTTCAACCTGTTCTTCGAATGGGATACGGTCTTGAACATGAGAGCCCATTGAACAACGTTCACATGCTTTCTGGTGCACCGTATGCTCCAGTAGTGATTGAATTAGACAGAGGCTTAATTGTATTCAGTACTGGTGATGATGCAGATGAAGGCGCGCAATACCGCGAGTACATTCGCGAGAATATCAGTAACAAGCCGATCATTGCCGTTTTCTATGATCACAACCACTACACTAAAGGCACTAAAACCCTTATTGATGGTGATGATGCTGAGATCTATGCTCATCCAGATCTACACAGCATTGTTAGCGCACGTACTGGCGATAGTCAGTCGAACACAGACATTCCTGAAATGGCGCCACACCTGCTAGCTCGTGCCGCTATTCATTATGGAAATCACGCTGAAAAATCAGGTAAAGATGCCTCTATCATCCCGAGCAACATTAAGTTTGGTGCACCAAACGCATACTTAGAACCCACTCAAACCATCGCTCACGGTGAATCTGTAACTGTTGCAGGTTTAGAAATTCAAGCATTTATTCATGATACTGACACGAAAGATACACTGACTTTCTGGATCCCAGAATATGAATTGGTGATTGATAACGTAGTATGGCCTTTCCATAACATGTATACATTACGTGGTGATGCATATCGTGCACCTCACACATGGATGGGTGGTCTACGTGATATTCGAGATCTAGAACCAGAAATCGTTTTAACAGTAGGTGGCGGTTCTAAATCTCTAGAAGGTAAAGAGAACATTAAGCAAACAATCAATGCTGTTCTTGACTCTCAAAGCTATGTATTTGACCAAGCTATCCGTCTGACTAATCTAGGCGTGGCACCAGATCAGATCCATCACCACATTGAGATGCCAACGTCGTTTAACGATCACGCCTACGTGAACAACATGTACGGTCAATTCGATACCTTTTTTGCATCTTTCCCAGTGCGTAACCACGGTAACTTCTCTGGTAACCCTGATGACTTACACTCTATGGAAAAAGTTGAAAAAGCACAGCGTATGATGAAACTATCAGGCGGTGTAGAGAAAGTGTTTGAGGCTTGGCAAGTAGCAATGGAAGACGGTGACACTTTATGGGCTAAAGAGCTATCTGCAATGCTTTATTACAACTCACCAAACAACAATGCAGCAAGACAAGCTCATGCAGACTCGTTACGTAAACTGGGGCAAGAATCAGAAGGCCTTATTGCTCGTAACTTCTATCTGGCAGGTGCTAAATCGCTTGAGTCTGACGATACAGAAGTAAGCCTAATGGCTTCACCTTCAGCATCTTGGGTAGCAAGCGATCCAGAAACGGCAGTCGACTACCTACGTACACGTCTGAATCCAGCAAAAGCAGCAAACACTGAAGGCAAGCTGGGCTTTATTGTAGATGGCAAAGAGATGCAGCTAGAAATCCGCAACCGCGTAGCAGAGTTCTCCACTAGCATTTCTGATGACGCTGAGGTGATCAAAGTCTCTGGTGAAAAATTTGGACAATACTACGATGGCACTATTTCAGCCTCTGATATTGCATCTGGAAAAGCACTGACACTGTTGAATCACTTTGATGAGTTTAAGCAAGTGACTATGTACCCTCGTAGCTTTACACACTTAAAGTAA
- a CDS encoding MFS transporter: MVSFGSPEYKRITLSLALGSFLVFSNLYLLQPMLPAFAIQFSVSETQVNWLFASTTLALSFSLVPMAVISESIGRKPVMMFGLLAIPVISGLMLLGQSFLFLVVCRAIIGVALAAFAAVAVAYMAEELDSKAFSMAIGSYIAANSLGGIAGRISGGLIADHYSVATAIQVALGFTLVGALLVGYLLPKQQGFTPASISFHHQHRAIVGHFKNHRVWVAMLIGGINFSLFVNLYSVMGFRLVGAPHNVPVGLASLIFVCYLAGTFSSKCAGHLTRHFSPIQGMFLGSLLSMLGMWVALLEHLAAMMIGLLLISFGAFFTHTLAYGWVGRNAKHAKATATALYLVHYYIGGSLGGFLLLYCWQHGGWSAVVFGGTTLFIAMFVAIGLLKRIDKRDSSAENCIFVSKKA, encoded by the coding sequence ATGGTCAGCTTTGGTTCACCAGAATATAAACGCATTACCCTCTCTCTTGCCCTAGGGTCCTTTCTTGTCTTCTCTAACCTGTATCTTCTTCAACCTATGTTGCCCGCCTTTGCAATACAATTTTCTGTGTCAGAAACTCAGGTAAATTGGCTGTTTGCTTCAACAACACTGGCTCTGTCATTTAGCTTGGTGCCTATGGCAGTGATCTCTGAATCAATAGGAAGAAAGCCGGTGATGATGTTTGGATTGCTGGCCATTCCTGTCATATCAGGGCTTATGCTGCTGGGCCAATCGTTTCTGTTCTTAGTGGTGTGCCGAGCAATTATTGGCGTTGCGCTTGCCGCATTTGCCGCTGTGGCGGTGGCCTATATGGCAGAAGAACTTGATAGCAAAGCCTTTTCTATGGCAATTGGTAGCTACATAGCAGCCAACTCCCTAGGTGGCATCGCCGGCAGGATCAGCGGTGGATTAATTGCTGATCACTACAGCGTGGCAACAGCAATTCAAGTTGCGCTAGGGTTTACATTAGTTGGGGCGTTGCTTGTTGGTTACCTATTGCCAAAACAGCAAGGCTTCACCCCTGCCTCTATTAGCTTTCATCATCAACACAGAGCGATAGTCGGTCACTTCAAAAATCACAGGGTATGGGTTGCTATGCTCATTGGCGGCATCAATTTCTCGCTGTTTGTGAACCTATATTCTGTCATGGGGTTTCGCCTAGTTGGCGCCCCGCACAATGTTCCTGTTGGTTTGGCCTCACTGATTTTCGTCTGCTATCTGGCTGGCACCTTTAGTTCCAAATGTGCAGGTCATTTGACACGCCACTTCTCCCCGATTCAAGGCATGTTTTTAGGCTCGCTACTAAGCATGCTTGGAATGTGGGTTGCCCTATTGGAGCACCTTGCCGCCATGATGATAGGGCTTCTTCTGATCAGCTTTGGCGCTTTTTTCACCCATACCCTTGCCTATGGGTGGGTAGGCCGAAACGCCAAACACGCAAAAGCGACAGCAACGGCGTTATACCTTGTTCATTACTACATTGGCGGCAGTCTAGGTGGGTTCTTGCTACTGTATTGCTGGCAGCATGGCGGTTGGTCTGCTGTGGTGTTTGGCGGTACAACGCTCTTTATCGCGATGTTTGTTGCTATAGGGCTACTCAAACGTATCGACAAGCGAGACTCATCCGCTGAGAACTGTATTTTCGTTTCCAAGAAGGCGTAA